The following proteins are co-located in the Amphiprion ocellaris isolate individual 3 ecotype Okinawa chromosome 7, ASM2253959v1, whole genome shotgun sequence genome:
- the trarg1a gene encoding trafficking regulator of GLUT4 1: MAINTDTDFLKSNLGEGGGGGAQPDFQETEKLLAVTTEPGGNGMKMSTSFTVNMGGDKGPEADQNGHSVAVRSGSAGQLAAAAPLSPSKASLSRSSTGNATVQETPKPKDYLILVILSCFCPIWPVSIVALVYSIMSRNSLQAGDMDGAKRLGRLARLLSIVAMVLGVLVIIVFVSVSVTQ, translated from the exons AAGTCCAACTTGGGTGAGGGCGGAGGTGGAGGCGCCCAGCCGGACTTCCAGGAGACGGAGAAACTCCTGGCGGTGACCACCGAGCCCGGAGGCAACGGGATGAAGATGTCCACCTCCTTCACGGTCAACATGGGCGGAGACAAGGGCCCGGAGGCCGACCAGAACGGCCACAGCGTCGCGGTGAGGTCGGGCTCCGCCGGGCAGCTGGCCGCCGCCGCCCCCCTGTCCCCCTCCAAGGCCAGCCTGAGCCGCTCCTCCACCGGGAACGCCACCGTGCAGGAGACCCCGAAGCCCAAGGATTATCTCATCCTGGTCATCCTGTCCTGCTTCTGCCCCATCTGGCCCGTCAGCATCGTGGCACTGGTGTACTCCATCATG TCCAGAAACAGCCTCCAGGCAGGGGACATGGATGGGGCCAAGAGGCTCGGTCGACTGGCTCGCCTGCTCAGTATCGTCGCCATGGTGCTGGGTGTGCTCGTCATCATAGTTTTCGTCTCAGTTTCAG